The following proteins come from a genomic window of Acinonyx jubatus isolate Ajub_Pintada_27869175 chromosome C1, VMU_Ajub_asm_v1.0, whole genome shotgun sequence:
- the SERBP1 gene encoding plasminogen activator inhibitor 1 RNA-binding protein isoform X1, with the protein MPGHLQEGFGCVVTNRFDQLFDDESDPFEVLKAAENKKKEAGGGGVGGPGAKSAAQAAAQTNSNAAGKQLRKESQKDRKNPLPPNVGVVDKKEETQPPVALKKEGIRRVGRRPDQQLQGEGKIIDRRPERRPPRERRFEKPLEEKGEGGEFSVDRPIIDRPIRGRGGLGRGRGGRGRGMGRGDGFDSRGKREFDRHSGSDRSSFSHYSGLKHEDKRGGSGSHNWGTVKDELTESPKYIQKPISYNCSDLDQSNVTEETPEGEEHPVADTENKENEVEEVKEEGPKEMTLDEWKAIQNKDRAKVEFNIRKPNEGADGQWKKGFVLHKSKSEEAHAEDSVMDHHFRKPANDITSQLEINFGDLGRPGRGGRGGRGGRGRGGRPNRGSRTDKSSASAPDVDDPEAFPALA; encoded by the exons ATGCCTGGGCACTTACAGGAAGGCTTCGGCTGCGTGGTCACCAACCGATTCGACCAGTTATTTGACGACGAATCGGACCCCTTTGAGGTGTTGAAGGCagcagagaacaagaaaaaagaagccgGCGGGGGCGGCGTTGGGGGCCCCGGGGCCAAGAGCGCAGCTCAGGCCGCAGCCCAGACCAACTCCAACGCGGCAGGCAAACAGCTGCGTAAAGAGTCCCAGAAAGACCGCAAGAACCCACTGCCCCCCAACGTCGGCGTGGTTGACAAGAAAGAGGAGACGCAGCCGCCCGTGGCGCTTAAGAAAGAAG GAATAAGACGTGTTGGAAGAAGACCTGATCAACAGCTGCAGGGTGAAGGGAAAATAATTGATAGGAGACCAGAAAGGCGACCACCTCGTGAACGGCGATTTGAAAAGCCACTTGAAGAAAAGGGTGAAGGAGGAGAATTTTCAGTTGATAG aCCGATTATTGATCGGCCTATCCGAGGCCGTGGTGGTCTTGGAAGAGGTCGAGGAGGCCGTGGACGTGGAATGGGCCGAGGAGATGGATTTGATTCTCGTGGCAAACGTGAATTTGATAGGCATAGTGGAAGTGATAGATC TTCTTTTTCACATTACAGTGGCCTGAAGCATGAAGACAAACGTGGAGGTAGCGGCTCTCACAACTGGGGAACTGTCAAAGATGAATTAAC agaGTCCCCAAAATACATTCAGAAACCAATATCTTATAATTGCAGTGACTTGGATCAATCAAATGTGACTGAGGAAACACCTGAAGGTGAAGAACATCCAGTTGCAGACACTGAAAATAA GGAGAATGAAGTTGAAGAAGTAAAGGAAGAGGGTCCAAAAGAAATGACTTTGGATGAGTGGAAAGCTATTCAAAATAAGGACCGGGCAAAAGTAGAATTTAATATCCGAAAACCAAATGAAGGTGCTGATGGGCAGTGGAAGAAGGGATTTGTTCTTCATAAGTCAAAGAGTGAAGAG GCTCATGCTGAAGATTCGGTTATGGACCATCATTTCCGGAAGCCAGCAAATGATATAACGTCTCAGCTGGAGATCAATTTTGGAGACCTTGGCCGCCCAGGACGTGGTGGCAGGGGAGGGCGAGGTGGCCGTGGGCGTGGTGGACGTCCAAACCGTGGCAGCAGAACTGACAAG tcaaGTGCTTCTGCTCCTGATGTAGATGACCCTGAGGCATTCCCAGCTCTGGCTTAA
- the SERBP1 gene encoding plasminogen activator inhibitor 1 RNA-binding protein isoform X4 — translation MPGHLQEGFGCVVTNRFDQLFDDESDPFEVLKAAENKKKEAGGGGVGGPGAKSAAQAAAQTNSNAAGKQLRKESQKDRKNPLPPNVGVVDKKEETQPPVALKKEGIRRVGRRPDQQLQGEGKIIDRRPERRPPRERRFEKPLEEKGEGGEFSVDRPIIDRPIRGRGGLGRGRGGRGRGMGRGDGFDSRGKREFDRHSGSDRSGLKHEDKRGGSGSHNWGTVKDELTDLDQSNVTEETPEGEEHPVADTENKENEVEEVKEEGPKEMTLDEWKAIQNKDRAKVEFNIRKPNEGADGQWKKGFVLHKSKSEEAHAEDSVMDHHFRKPANDITSQLEINFGDLGRPGRGGRGGRGGRGRGGRPNRGSRTDKSSASAPDVDDPEAFPALA, via the exons ATGCCTGGGCACTTACAGGAAGGCTTCGGCTGCGTGGTCACCAACCGATTCGACCAGTTATTTGACGACGAATCGGACCCCTTTGAGGTGTTGAAGGCagcagagaacaagaaaaaagaagccgGCGGGGGCGGCGTTGGGGGCCCCGGGGCCAAGAGCGCAGCTCAGGCCGCAGCCCAGACCAACTCCAACGCGGCAGGCAAACAGCTGCGTAAAGAGTCCCAGAAAGACCGCAAGAACCCACTGCCCCCCAACGTCGGCGTGGTTGACAAGAAAGAGGAGACGCAGCCGCCCGTGGCGCTTAAGAAAGAAG GAATAAGACGTGTTGGAAGAAGACCTGATCAACAGCTGCAGGGTGAAGGGAAAATAATTGATAGGAGACCAGAAAGGCGACCACCTCGTGAACGGCGATTTGAAAAGCCACTTGAAGAAAAGGGTGAAGGAGGAGAATTTTCAGTTGATAG aCCGATTATTGATCGGCCTATCCGAGGCCGTGGTGGTCTTGGAAGAGGTCGAGGAGGCCGTGGACGTGGAATGGGCCGAGGAGATGGATTTGATTCTCGTGGCAAACGTGAATTTGATAGGCATAGTGGAAGTGATAGATC TGGCCTGAAGCATGAAGACAAACGTGGAGGTAGCGGCTCTCACAACTGGGGAACTGTCAAAGATGAATTAAC TGACTTGGATCAATCAAATGTGACTGAGGAAACACCTGAAGGTGAAGAACATCCAGTTGCAGACACTGAAAATAA GGAGAATGAAGTTGAAGAAGTAAAGGAAGAGGGTCCAAAAGAAATGACTTTGGATGAGTGGAAAGCTATTCAAAATAAGGACCGGGCAAAAGTAGAATTTAATATCCGAAAACCAAATGAAGGTGCTGATGGGCAGTGGAAGAAGGGATTTGTTCTTCATAAGTCAAAGAGTGAAGAG GCTCATGCTGAAGATTCGGTTATGGACCATCATTTCCGGAAGCCAGCAAATGATATAACGTCTCAGCTGGAGATCAATTTTGGAGACCTTGGCCGCCCAGGACGTGGTGGCAGGGGAGGGCGAGGTGGCCGTGGGCGTGGTGGACGTCCAAACCGTGGCAGCAGAACTGACAAG tcaaGTGCTTCTGCTCCTGATGTAGATGACCCTGAGGCATTCCCAGCTCTGGCTTAA
- the SERBP1 gene encoding plasminogen activator inhibitor 1 RNA-binding protein isoform X2 → MPGHLQEGFGCVVTNRFDQLFDDESDPFEVLKAAENKKKEAGGGGVGGPGAKSAAQAAAQTNSNAAGKQLRKESQKDRKNPLPPNVGVVDKKEETQPPVALKKEGIRRVGRRPDQQLQGEGKIIDRRPERRPPRERRFEKPLEEKGEGGEFSVDRPIIDRPIRGRGGLGRGRGGRGRGMGRGDGFDSRGKREFDRHSGSDRSGLKHEDKRGGSGSHNWGTVKDELTESPKYIQKPISYNCSDLDQSNVTEETPEGEEHPVADTENKENEVEEVKEEGPKEMTLDEWKAIQNKDRAKVEFNIRKPNEGADGQWKKGFVLHKSKSEEAHAEDSVMDHHFRKPANDITSQLEINFGDLGRPGRGGRGGRGGRGRGGRPNRGSRTDKSSASAPDVDDPEAFPALA, encoded by the exons ATGCCTGGGCACTTACAGGAAGGCTTCGGCTGCGTGGTCACCAACCGATTCGACCAGTTATTTGACGACGAATCGGACCCCTTTGAGGTGTTGAAGGCagcagagaacaagaaaaaagaagccgGCGGGGGCGGCGTTGGGGGCCCCGGGGCCAAGAGCGCAGCTCAGGCCGCAGCCCAGACCAACTCCAACGCGGCAGGCAAACAGCTGCGTAAAGAGTCCCAGAAAGACCGCAAGAACCCACTGCCCCCCAACGTCGGCGTGGTTGACAAGAAAGAGGAGACGCAGCCGCCCGTGGCGCTTAAGAAAGAAG GAATAAGACGTGTTGGAAGAAGACCTGATCAACAGCTGCAGGGTGAAGGGAAAATAATTGATAGGAGACCAGAAAGGCGACCACCTCGTGAACGGCGATTTGAAAAGCCACTTGAAGAAAAGGGTGAAGGAGGAGAATTTTCAGTTGATAG aCCGATTATTGATCGGCCTATCCGAGGCCGTGGTGGTCTTGGAAGAGGTCGAGGAGGCCGTGGACGTGGAATGGGCCGAGGAGATGGATTTGATTCTCGTGGCAAACGTGAATTTGATAGGCATAGTGGAAGTGATAGATC TGGCCTGAAGCATGAAGACAAACGTGGAGGTAGCGGCTCTCACAACTGGGGAACTGTCAAAGATGAATTAAC agaGTCCCCAAAATACATTCAGAAACCAATATCTTATAATTGCAGTGACTTGGATCAATCAAATGTGACTGAGGAAACACCTGAAGGTGAAGAACATCCAGTTGCAGACACTGAAAATAA GGAGAATGAAGTTGAAGAAGTAAAGGAAGAGGGTCCAAAAGAAATGACTTTGGATGAGTGGAAAGCTATTCAAAATAAGGACCGGGCAAAAGTAGAATTTAATATCCGAAAACCAAATGAAGGTGCTGATGGGCAGTGGAAGAAGGGATTTGTTCTTCATAAGTCAAAGAGTGAAGAG GCTCATGCTGAAGATTCGGTTATGGACCATCATTTCCGGAAGCCAGCAAATGATATAACGTCTCAGCTGGAGATCAATTTTGGAGACCTTGGCCGCCCAGGACGTGGTGGCAGGGGAGGGCGAGGTGGCCGTGGGCGTGGTGGACGTCCAAACCGTGGCAGCAGAACTGACAAG tcaaGTGCTTCTGCTCCTGATGTAGATGACCCTGAGGCATTCCCAGCTCTGGCTTAA
- the SERBP1 gene encoding plasminogen activator inhibitor 1 RNA-binding protein isoform X3: protein MPGHLQEGFGCVVTNRFDQLFDDESDPFEVLKAAENKKKEAGGGGVGGPGAKSAAQAAAQTNSNAAGKQLRKESQKDRKNPLPPNVGVVDKKEETQPPVALKKEGIRRVGRRPDQQLQGEGKIIDRRPERRPPRERRFEKPLEEKGEGGEFSVDRPIIDRPIRGRGGLGRGRGGRGRGMGRGDGFDSRGKREFDRHSGSDRSSFSHYSGLKHEDKRGGSGSHNWGTVKDELTDLDQSNVTEETPEGEEHPVADTENKENEVEEVKEEGPKEMTLDEWKAIQNKDRAKVEFNIRKPNEGADGQWKKGFVLHKSKSEEAHAEDSVMDHHFRKPANDITSQLEINFGDLGRPGRGGRGGRGGRGRGGRPNRGSRTDKSSASAPDVDDPEAFPALA, encoded by the exons ATGCCTGGGCACTTACAGGAAGGCTTCGGCTGCGTGGTCACCAACCGATTCGACCAGTTATTTGACGACGAATCGGACCCCTTTGAGGTGTTGAAGGCagcagagaacaagaaaaaagaagccgGCGGGGGCGGCGTTGGGGGCCCCGGGGCCAAGAGCGCAGCTCAGGCCGCAGCCCAGACCAACTCCAACGCGGCAGGCAAACAGCTGCGTAAAGAGTCCCAGAAAGACCGCAAGAACCCACTGCCCCCCAACGTCGGCGTGGTTGACAAGAAAGAGGAGACGCAGCCGCCCGTGGCGCTTAAGAAAGAAG GAATAAGACGTGTTGGAAGAAGACCTGATCAACAGCTGCAGGGTGAAGGGAAAATAATTGATAGGAGACCAGAAAGGCGACCACCTCGTGAACGGCGATTTGAAAAGCCACTTGAAGAAAAGGGTGAAGGAGGAGAATTTTCAGTTGATAG aCCGATTATTGATCGGCCTATCCGAGGCCGTGGTGGTCTTGGAAGAGGTCGAGGAGGCCGTGGACGTGGAATGGGCCGAGGAGATGGATTTGATTCTCGTGGCAAACGTGAATTTGATAGGCATAGTGGAAGTGATAGATC TTCTTTTTCACATTACAGTGGCCTGAAGCATGAAGACAAACGTGGAGGTAGCGGCTCTCACAACTGGGGAACTGTCAAAGATGAATTAAC TGACTTGGATCAATCAAATGTGACTGAGGAAACACCTGAAGGTGAAGAACATCCAGTTGCAGACACTGAAAATAA GGAGAATGAAGTTGAAGAAGTAAAGGAAGAGGGTCCAAAAGAAATGACTTTGGATGAGTGGAAAGCTATTCAAAATAAGGACCGGGCAAAAGTAGAATTTAATATCCGAAAACCAAATGAAGGTGCTGATGGGCAGTGGAAGAAGGGATTTGTTCTTCATAAGTCAAAGAGTGAAGAG GCTCATGCTGAAGATTCGGTTATGGACCATCATTTCCGGAAGCCAGCAAATGATATAACGTCTCAGCTGGAGATCAATTTTGGAGACCTTGGCCGCCCAGGACGTGGTGGCAGGGGAGGGCGAGGTGGCCGTGGGCGTGGTGGACGTCCAAACCGTGGCAGCAGAACTGACAAG tcaaGTGCTTCTGCTCCTGATGTAGATGACCCTGAGGCATTCCCAGCTCTGGCTTAA